One stretch of Pieris brassicae chromosome 8, ilPieBrab1.1, whole genome shotgun sequence DNA includes these proteins:
- the LOC123712801 gene encoding SH2 domain-containing protein 4B-like translates to MLQQILRDMWVDPEILAELDETQKQTLFCKMREEQVRRWQLWDDEVCKEDTERKFTSNGKKQVQFLKGEDGEPWVWVMGEHPDDQSIECILAEEARQRALAQAREEAHQLRKSVEKELTHLIDYKPLDSLEQKFDLSPKTVDSLEDTLDLYCTVDELRERMEALEAEDKKGIEKTYCEDIKLDLKQNTLHFNFIEGKKDIQDSNVCRGDGVSLRVAAWERRVAAARAGDILRGLKARRARTLRDAQLQAKGEDAVWREQERKAKEAEAAMREIARAAREAHRRSNEPETVCPTQVNKPPNKEAVVEWFRKQEMAGGIFNDNKTAEWFHGLISRPEAEQALCNKSEGTFLVRLSERVWGYAISYRAESRCKHYLVDTSDGYRLLGAGQISHNTLADLINYHQEVPITESGGELLVSACVPAQTRVI, encoded by the exons ATGCTGCAGCAGATCCTTCGTGACATGTGGGTTGACCCGGAGATCCTCGCCGAGCTGGACGAGACACAAAAACAGACTCTCTTTTGCAAAATGAGAGAGGAACAG GTCCGTCGCTGGCAGTTATGGGATGATGAAGTGTGTAAGGAAGACACCGAGCGAAAATTCACTTCCAATGGGAAAAAACAAGTGCAATTTCTTAAGGGCGAGGATGGCGAACCCTGG GTGTGGGTGATGGGCGAGCATCCCGATGACCAATCTATCGAGTGCATCTTAGCTGAAGAGGCTAGACAAAGAGCACTCGCCCAGGCAAGAGAAGAAGCACACCAGCTGCGCAAATCGGTTGAGAAGGAGCTCACACATCTTATTGACTATAAACCTTTGGATAGCTTAGAACAG AAATTCGACCTATCTCCAAAGACCGTAGACAGTTTGGAAGATACGTTAGACCTATACTGCACAGTGGATGAGCTAAGGGAGAGAATGGAGGCGCTGGAAGCTGAAGATAAAAAAGGAATTGAGAAGACATACTGCGAAGATATCAAGCTGGACCTAAAGCAGAATACGCTGCATTTTAACTTCATTGAAGGAAAAAAGGATATCCAA GACTCGAACGTGTGTCGTGGCGACGGAGTAAGCCTTCGTGTTGCTGCATGGGAGCGTCGTGTAGCGGCGGCTAGAGCGGGCGATATATTGCGGGGCTTAAAAGCGCGGCGCGCGCGCACTTTACGAGACGCACAGTTGCAGGCGAAGGGCGAGGATGCTGTCTGGAGGGAACAGG AGAGGAAAGCGAAGGAAGCAGAAGCTGCCATGAGAGAAATAGCAAGAGCAGCTCGTGAAGCTCATCGTCGAAGCAACGAACCCGAAACCGTCTGTCCTACACAag TAAACAAACCACCAAATAAGGAGGCTGTTGTGGAATGGTTCAGGAAGCAAGAAATGGCTGGCGGCATTTTCAACGACAACAAAACCGCTGAATGGTTTCACG gaTTAATCAGCCGACCGGAAGCCGAGCAGGCTCTATGCAATAAATCAGAAGGGACCTTCCTGGTTCGATTGTCAGAGCGTGTGTGGGGCTACGCGATATCATACCGAGCGGAGTCGCGGTGCAAACACTACCTTGTCGATACAAGCGATGGTTACCGTTTATTAGGCGCAGGGCAGATCTCTCATAATACCTTAG cTGATCTCATAAATTACCATCAGGAGGTCCCAATAACAGAAAGTGGAGGCGAGTTGCTGGTGAGCGCGTGCGTTCCCGCTCAAACGCGTGTCATATAA